In Deltaproteobacteria bacterium, the genomic stretch GCTTCCTGGCTTTCTGGGGGATAGGGGGCTATGTCTTTCTCAGGAGAAGGGGGAGCCCGGTCAACCTGCTCTTTGCTCTCGGAATGGGTTTTCTTGGTCTCCTGGAATTCGGGAATCTCATGAGCCTGATGTACCTCGAAAGGAGCACTCGGCTTGTCCTTGCCTGGAACCGGGTTTCCCTGGCGGCTGAATCCCTGCTTCCAGGGACATGGTTTGCTTTTGTTATGGCCTTTGCCCGCGAGGGGGACAGGTATGGAGGAAAAGGGTGGAAGGCGGCGGCTACCGTCTTCTTGGGCGGGTCGGTCTTTTTTGCCGTCTCTGCCATCTTCGGCCTGCTCGGGGTCTTCGCGGGGGATCACCCCGCCTATCTGACCCTGGGAACGGCCGGGAAGGCTTTCTACGTCTTTGTCTTGACGGGCTCGGTTGGGGTTGTGGTCGGCCTGGAGCACACGGTCCGCCGTTCCGGGGGAGTACAGAGAAGCAGGATCAGGACCTTCTGCCTCGGCCTGGGGGGACTGTTCGCCTTTCTTGTCTACGGGGCCAGCCAGGTCCTCTTGTTTTCCAGGATTAATCTGAGGATGATACCGCTCGAGTCGTCGGTCTTTGTGATCTGCGCGCTGATGATCGGTTTTTCTCTCGTGCGCCACCGCCTCATGGAGGCGGATCTGTACGTCTCGAGATTCGTTGTCTACAACTCTTTCACGGTACTCGTTGCCGGGGGATATCTGGTTGCCGTGGCCTCGTTGGGCCAAGGTGTGAGATTCTTTGACATCGTTCCGGGGTATCCTCTTGAGATCCTCTTTTTGTTCCCGGCCGTTCTCCTCCTTGCGGTCCTCTTGCTGTCGGACCGACTCCGGTCGAAGGCGAGGACGATGATAAACAGGCATTTCTACCGGAGCCGGTACGATTACAGGGAGGAATGGCTCAGGTTTTCCGAGAGACTCAGCCTGAACCTCGAACTCGAAAAGCTCGTCTCAACCATTGTAGATGTACTCCGGGATTCGGTGGGTGTGAGGGAAGCATCGCTGTGGCTGCTCGAGGAGCCGCCTGACGGGACGATGGTACCCGTGGGGCCCGGGGCTTCAGGCCGGAAAGACGGCAAGAAGGATCGATTGAGAGCGGACCAGGATTTCCTGAGAAGGCTGGAAGAGAAAAGGGCCCCCTTTGCGCCCGTGGCTCCCTGGGCCCGGGGATTTGCTGCCGCCAACCGTGAGATTCTCAGCAGGTTGAATCCCTCCTTGATAGTGCCGATGGTTTCAAGGAGAGGGGCGGTGGGGCTGATCTTCTTGGGAGAGAAGACAACAGGGGAGCCTTTCCTGGCTGATGATCTCGACCTGTTGCGGTCTGCCGGCGCCCAGATCGCCAGCGCCGTCGTGAATGCGAAGCTCTCAGAGGAGCTGGTCATGGCCAGGGAGATGGAGGTGTTTTACCGCCTTTCCTCCTTTGTACTTCACGACCTGAAGAATCTCGTATCGAGCCTGTCTCTGGTCCTGGAGAATGCGGGCGAGCACATGGGGGATCCCGAGTTCCGAGAGGACGCCCTCCAGACGATCGGGAGAAGTGTGGAGAAGATGAAGGCCCTCATGGGGAGGCTATCCGGCAACGGCGGAGGGCTCAGGCCGAATCTGCAAGAGACAAGCCTGAACGGTGTTGTTCTGGAAGTGGCGGGACGACTGGCCCGGAGGGGGGGCAACGGGAGGGTTAAGGTCAAGACCGATCTGGCTGAAATCCCGAGAGTCATGGCGGATAGGGAACAGATGGAGAGGGTCGTCCTCAATCTCCTTGTCAATGCCTTTGATGCCCTGGAAGCAGGTGGAACCATCACCGTGAGGACCCGCCTCCTGGATGGTGACGGGAAGGTGGTCCTTTCGGTTTCGGACGATGGGCCGGGGATCCCAAGGGAGGTCGCCGAGAAGCTGCTCTTCAGACCATTCGGTTCCACGAAAAAGGAGGGCCTCGGGATAGGGCTCTACCAGTGCAAGACCGTGGTTGAGGCCCATCACGGGACGATCGAGGTGGAGAGCGAAGAGGGCAAGGGGAGCACCTTCCGGGTGATTCTGCCGGCTCTAAGTCCGGGACCGGCCTTAAGTTTCGAGAATCGGTTGGAGGTTGCCACCTCGTAGAAAAACCCCTGGCAGGTGGAACGGGCTCTCTGGGATGTAAAGCCCATCCTCCTGGTTCGGGCGGTCTTCGGCCATCGAAAAAGAGCGATCAAGGGGAGTTCCCATTTGAGAATCAAGAAGTATCCTTTCGAATCAAGGCACCTTAGAACATGTGCTCCGAAAAACGGGGGAACTCCTCGGCGAATCAATCACGTAGGACCCAGCCATAGGGGTGATGTCTTGTCATTTAGGAATCCAAAAGAGGTGGGCGGGAGGGCACAGAGGGATGAACCGGTCATCGCTCTTTCATTTTGGCGCGTGCGTCGTATTTCTTAAGGAAGGTGTGCATCTCGGATCCAAACCGTTCAATATCCTGCAATTGTTCACGCACTATTTGAAAGAGCTCCTTCGGTGTGATCTCGTGGTAGAAATGGACCATGCGGTTCCGGTAGCCCGCCATTCTGATGAGGGTCTCGGAATATGGACCGGAGACGATTTCCTTTTCTCCCAGAAGGCGGGCAATCTGCTTGGATTCCAATTCCTTGACGCCGAACGTCTTTGAGAGAATATGGCGCCCCAGGTCGAAAACGGTCTCCAGGGCTCTCCGTAAGTAGCTCTCGACAGCCGCTGGATTTCTTTTGTCCGAGAGAAAATCGTCCTCCTCCATGGCGGAGAACTCGCGGAGGGTCAAGACGTATTCCTGCAACCGGGCAAGGCCGGTCAGGATTCTCTCCTTATCCAATTTCGAAATAACCATCTTCGAGGGCCTCCATTACTTCTCTCTCGAATGTCTCCTTGTGGAAAGAGATGTCCGAGGCGAAGCTTAGAACAGTCCCTTCGTAGAGATCCACATCCCGTTCCGATTCAGCGTAGATCAATTCGCCTTTGATGGCCTCGAACTGAAAGAGGTAGCTCGTTTCCTGGAGAAAGATCGGATCGACCGGGAAAGGATCGAAGATTCTTGCCAGGTCCGCGTATATGGCACCGTAGGCCTGCATCCTTGCTTCGGGAAGCACTTTGAAAACAAGGCCGATGTCCAGGTCAGAGGCGGCGGTGGGCTGAACCGGGTGGCCTTGAAGATAAGCTTTTCCGGCCTCCCGTTGAGAACCGAAGAGGTAAGCCAGTATGATTCCATGGGCCTTGCAGCAGGAAGTCAGCGTGCCCATTCTGCGATTTGTCAAAAGACTCCTCCCTTTGAGTACCTTTGTATGTAAACAGTAGATCGGAATCGGGCGGTTTTCAACCAAGACGGCCGTCCTGGCTGCTGTTGACGGCGGGCCGGAGAGGGCAGATCCCTGTCAAACGATCGTTTTCGGCACAGATGAGTGGCGACGTTTTGCAGCCCTTCATATTTTCAGATCTTTCAGAGCCTCAATGAAGGGAAGTTCCTTTGCCCGGTCATAAAACCTATAGTCTGCGGT encodes the following:
- a CDS encoding nucleotidyltransferase domain-containing protein translates to MTNRRMGTLTSCCKAHGIILAYLFGSQREAGKAYLQGHPVQPTAASDLDIGLVFKVLPEARMQAYGAIYADLARIFDPFPVDPIFLQETSYLFQFEAIKGELIYAESERDVDLYEGTVLSFASDISFHKETFEREVMEALEDGYFEIG
- a CDS encoding DUF86 domain-containing protein; its protein translation is MVISKLDKERILTGLARLQEYVLTLREFSAMEEDDFLSDKRNPAAVESYLRRALETVFDLGRHILSKTFGVKELESKQIARLLGEKEIVSGPYSETLIRMAGYRNRMVHFYHEITPKELFQIVREQLQDIERFGSEMHTFLKKYDARAKMKER
- the prsK gene encoding PEP-CTERM system histidine kinase PrsK, which produces MTGMKLICYLPAFAGFLAFWGIGGYVFLRRRGSPVNLLFALGMGFLGLLEFGNLMSLMYLERSTRLVLAWNRVSLAAESLLPGTWFAFVMAFAREGDRYGGKGWKAAATVFLGGSVFFAVSAIFGLLGVFAGDHPAYLTLGTAGKAFYVFVLTGSVGVVVGLEHTVRRSGGVQRSRIRTFCLGLGGLFAFLVYGASQVLLFSRINLRMIPLESSVFVICALMIGFSLVRHRLMEADLYVSRFVVYNSFTVLVAGGYLVAVASLGQGVRFFDIVPGYPLEILFLFPAVLLLAVLLLSDRLRSKARTMINRHFYRSRYDYREEWLRFSERLSLNLELEKLVSTIVDVLRDSVGVREASLWLLEEPPDGTMVPVGPGASGRKDGKKDRLRADQDFLRRLEEKRAPFAPVAPWARGFAAANREILSRLNPSLIVPMVSRRGAVGLIFLGEKTTGEPFLADDLDLLRSAGAQIASAVVNAKLSEELVMAREMEVFYRLSSFVLHDLKNLVSSLSLVLENAGEHMGDPEFREDALQTIGRSVEKMKALMGRLSGNGGGLRPNLQETSLNGVVLEVAGRLARRGGNGRVKVKTDLAEIPRVMADREQMERVVLNLLVNAFDALEAGGTITVRTRLLDGDGKVVLSVSDDGPGIPREVAEKLLFRPFGSTKKEGLGIGLYQCKTVVEAHHGTIEVESEEGKGSTFRVILPALSPGPALSFENRLEVATS